Proteins encoded together in one Citromicrobium bathyomarinum window:
- a CDS encoding FliH/SctL family protein: MTTYRLPVTQLRERRGFTPNAAFRGAHTQAQPAYAANSDAPAKSDPVAEAHARGYEEGRDAAMREMAAIRAEEDAARAAITLAFARFDEDSAQALRERLQETVIALCEDAVLPLALDTEGLARRVEAAAALLQRKTDERVIRIHPTDLALVQPLVDPALTLLPDPSIERGGLRIDTEDGGVEDGPGQWRQAIAEALSQC, translated from the coding sequence ATGACTACGTATAGGCTGCCGGTCACCCAGCTGCGCGAGCGGCGCGGGTTCACCCCCAACGCCGCGTTCCGGGGCGCGCACACTCAGGCGCAGCCCGCCTATGCCGCCAATTCCGATGCGCCTGCAAAGAGCGATCCGGTGGCCGAGGCGCATGCACGCGGTTACGAGGAAGGCCGCGACGCCGCGATGCGCGAAATGGCGGCGATCCGCGCGGAGGAAGACGCCGCGCGCGCAGCGATCACACTCGCCTTCGCGCGCTTCGACGAGGACAGCGCGCAGGCGCTGCGCGAACGCCTGCAGGAAACCGTGATCGCGCTGTGCGAGGATGCGGTGCTGCCGCTGGCGCTCGACACCGAAGGGCTCGCGCGCCGGGTTGAGGCCGCCGCCGCGCTGCTCCAGCGCAAGACCGACGAGCGGGTGATCCGGATCCATCCGACCGACCTCGCGCTGGTCCAGCCGCTGGTCGACCCTGCACTGACCCTGCTGCCAGACCCGTCGATCGAACGCGGCGGGCTGCGGATCGATACCGAGGACGGCGGGGTCGAGGATGGCCCCGGCCAGTGGCGCCAGGCGATCGCCGAAGCGCTCTCGCAATGCTGA